Within the Halomonas sp. HL-93 genome, the region CTGGCAGTTTAATGAACAACGGTGGCATTACCGAGCGGATCTTCAATTTCGCCAAGGCCCTGATGGGCTGGATGCGTGGTGGCCTTGGGCATGTCAATGTCGGCGCCAGCATCGTGTTCTCAGGCATGTCGGGGGCGGCAGTCGCCGATGCCGGTGGCCTTGGCATGATTGAAGTAAAAGCCATGAAAGACGCCGGGTACGATGAAGAGTTCGCGGTGGGGATTACCGCCGCTTCCTCCACTATCGGGCCGATTATCCCGCCTAGCTTGCCCATGGTGATTTACGGGGTCATGGCGTCCGCTTCGGTGGGCCAGCTGTTTGCAGCCGGGTTGCTGCCGGGGCTGCTGATGGGTGCCATGCTGATGCTGATGATCTTTATTATCTCGCGTCGGCGTGGTTATCAGCGCGACGCGGTATTCTCAATGCGCGTCCTTGGCCATACCTTCACGCGGGCTTTTTTATCGCTACTGACCCCGGTCATTATCGTTGGTGGCATTATTACCGGGGCTTTCACACCCACCGAGGCGGCGGTGGCCGCCGTGTTCTACGCGCTGCTACTGGGCGTGGTGGTTTATCGCACACTGACCTGGCGCAAGCTGCTTAAAGTCAGCATGGAAACCATCGAAACCACGGCGGTGATTCTGTTGATCGTCTCTTCAGCGTCGATCTTCGCTTGGATACTTACCAGCAATCAGGTTACTCAGAATGTGATTGCCCTGATGGGCCCCTTCGCCGACAGCAAGGTTGCGGTGCTGATGATGGCCAATATCGTGCTGATTATCGTCGGCTGCTTTATGGAAACCATTGCGGCGATCACCATTTTGGTGCCAGTACTTCTTCCGATGGCGGTAGCAGTGGGCGTAGACCCGGTTCACTTCGGCGTGATCATGGTGCTCAATCTGATGATTGGGCTGCTGACCCCGCCGGTGGGCATGGTGCTCTACGTGCTGTCCAGAGTCTCCAACGTCAGCTTTGAGCGCTGTATGCGCGGTACGATGCCGTTTTTGATTCCGCTGGTGATCTGCCTGCTATTGGTGACCTTTATCCCGGCGATCTCAATGTGGTTACCCACGCTGATCTACCGCTGATAACGGGCTTGCTTCGCCCCGATGCTCGGCATACTGCGCCAAGGAGAAATCGAACAATGACGGACACTTCGCTTGATTTTCGCGTCGCCCGTGAAGACCTCACTCGCTTTATGCAGGCAGCACTCGCCGCCGCTGGGGCTAACCAAGTCTCAGCAGATGCGGTAACCCGCGCCCTGGTAACGGCCTCGCGCATGGGCACTGATAGCCACGGCCTGCGCTTGTTGCCCCACTATTTGCGGGCGCTCCAAGGCGGGCGTATCAAAGGCACGCCCAACATGGTGTTTCATCAGCGCTTACCCGCCACGGGCTTTTTAGATGCGGACGATGGGCTGGGGCATCTGGCGGGCTACACCGCCATGGAGCACGCTATGGCGATGGCGGAAGCAGTGGGCATGGGCGCCGTTGCCGTGGGTAACTCATCGCACTTTGGCGCGGCGGGCTGCTACGCGCTAGCGGCGGCGGAGCGTGGTTATGTGGGAATGGCGTTCTGCAACTCGGATCCCTTTGTGCTGCTTCACGATGGCGCCAAACCTTTTCATGGCACTAACCCCATTGCCTTTGCGGCGCCGGTGGCGGGGGAGTTGCCCTACCTGCTGGATATGGCAACCAGCGCGGTACCCTGGAATCGCGTGCAGCAGTTTGACGCCATTGGCCGTGAGTTGCCCGATCAAGTTGCCGCTGATGCCACCGGGGAGGTCAGCCGCAATCCCAGCGAGGTGGCGGCATTACTGCCGCTAGGGGGCCGCGACTTTGGCTTTAAGGGCGCAGGGCTCGGTGGCATGGTGGAGATACTGAGTTCGATGCTGTCGGGAATGCAGCACGGTTTTAAGCTTCTTCCCATGGGGGGGCCGGATATGTCGACGCCCCGAGGAGTGGGGCACTTTTTTCTGGTTATGAAACCCGACGCATTTGTGGATGAGGGCACATTTGCGCGAGGGCTGGCTGCTTATCTGGCTGACCTGCGTGCCCAACCCGCCTCTGCCAATGCCAGGGTAATGGCGCCGGGAGATCGGGAATGGCGCTGCCAGGCAAAACGCGATGCTGAGGGGATTCCCTTGGATTCTGCCAATCAGTTAGCCTACGTCGAGATCGCTGAACAGTATCGAATATCGACGCTCTCTCGACTCGGTTGAAGGATAATGATCAGAAATGCAGTAAAATGGCGGCGAATTTCAGGTTAACCAGGGGTGACTGCCTATGAGCAGATACCGGATCGAGCGTAAAACGCTGTCCGAAC harbors:
- a CDS encoding TRAP transporter large permease, translating into MSRLSVMRWQKPLISPLLTVLAVLGCVILPLMGYHLAFLFFALFTMLVLGVPIAISLAGACLMFVLITGQIPNIVVAHRMINGIDSFPLLAIPFFIFAGSLMNNGGITERIFNFAKALMGWMRGGLGHVNVGASIVFSGMSGAAVADAGGLGMIEVKAMKDAGYDEEFAVGITAASSTIGPIIPPSLPMVIYGVMASASVGQLFAAGLLPGLLMGAMLMLMIFIISRRRGYQRDAVFSMRVLGHTFTRAFLSLLTPVIIVGGIITGAFTPTEAAVAAVFYALLLGVVVYRTLTWRKLLKVSMETIETTAVILLIVSSASIFAWILTSNQVTQNVIALMGPFADSKVAVLMMANIVLIIVGCFMETIAAITILVPVLLPMAVAVGVDPVHFGVIMVLNLMIGLLTPPVGMVLYVLSRVSNVSFERCMRGTMPFLIPLVICLLLVTFIPAISMWLPTLIYR
- a CDS encoding Ldh family oxidoreductase, encoding MTDTSLDFRVAREDLTRFMQAALAAAGANQVSADAVTRALVTASRMGTDSHGLRLLPHYLRALQGGRIKGTPNMVFHQRLPATGFLDADDGLGHLAGYTAMEHAMAMAEAVGMGAVAVGNSSHFGAAGCYALAAAERGYVGMAFCNSDPFVLLHDGAKPFHGTNPIAFAAPVAGELPYLLDMATSAVPWNRVQQFDAIGRELPDQVAADATGEVSRNPSEVAALLPLGGRDFGFKGAGLGGMVEILSSMLSGMQHGFKLLPMGGPDMSTPRGVGHFFLVMKPDAFVDEGTFARGLAAYLADLRAQPASANARVMAPGDREWRCQAKRDAEGIPLDSANQLAYVEIAEQYRISTLSRLG